From the Pseudodesulfovibrio indicus genome, the window CCTTGCGGATCTTTTCGAGCAAGGAGCGGCAGTTGGAGAAAATCCGTTCGGGATCGTTGAAGCCGCAGACTTCCCGATAGGTCTCCGGCGTGGCCGCGTTGATCGAGACGTTCAGCCCGAAGGTGATGTTCTCGATGACGAAGTCCGCCATCTCGTCCTTGAGCAGGATGCCGTTGGTGATGAGCTTGGTGTTGAAGCCGAGCTTCCGGACGTAAAGGAGCCCCTCCCGATAGTGCTTCCAGAGCAGGGGCTCGCCCGCTCCGTGCAGGATGCAGGTCTTTTCCAGCCCGTTTTTCTCCAGGTAGTCGTTCACGGAATGGATAGTCGTCAGGAAGTCGTCCCAGCCAAGCTCCGTGTTTATGGGGATCGCATCCTCATATTCCGGCTTGCTCCTGGCGCAGAAATGGCACTTCAGATTGCAGTGCGACGTGGTATCGATCTGGATCATGTATCAGCCCTTTTGCCGCTCCCTGCCGGTAAAACCCGGCGGGAAACGGCCCTTGCATCAAGTCGCTCCCGCAACCCTCTGACGTTTCGGCAACACAACGAGGGGACAACCGGATGACGCCCTCGGGGCTGTCAACCGCGGAACGCGCACCCTCGCCTTTCGGACATCGGCGCGTCAACCCCGCCGCATCCATTTTCCGCAGAAATCCCTCATCGCTCGCGAAGTGTCGCGAGATGCGCCCGTATTTCAGAATCCCCGTTGTCCAGGGCCGCGGCTTTCTCTGCCTCGGCCACGGCCTCGTCCAACCGGCCCGCATGCTCATGCGCGCGGCTGAGCAGCAGACGCGCCT encodes:
- a CDS encoding radical SAM/SPASM domain-containing protein, with amino-acid sequence MIQIDTTSHCNLKCHFCARSKPEYEDAIPINTELGWDDFLTTIHSVNDYLEKNGLEKTCILHGAGEPLLWKHYREGLLYVRKLGFNTKLITNGILLKDEMADFVIENITFGLNVSINAATPETYREVCGFNDPERIFSNCRSLLEKIRKAEKRPRRVTFSLVETEKNRHEIHKFRKMWAEYRDVVMVAIVQDIFRQKEGTFTPDINGTCARLKPHSFKILQNGDVMPCCMSRFMPLGNIRKQSLDEIAGGVVYQSMQALNEAGKLGAIYECSKLCLNKPE